AGTCGGCCTCAGATACTCATTATTCTGTTGCAGTCAGGGGGCTAAATTGCCCCCTGAAAGCGGATTTACAGTTGGGTCAGTTTTTGCAACATCTGGTCTGAAGTTGAAACCGCTTTACTGTTGATTTCATAGGCCCGTTGCGTCTGGATCATATTGACTAGCTCTTCCGCCACATTGACGTTAGAGGTCTCAACATACCCCTGATACAGCAAGCCACCGCCGTTCAGACCTGGCGTGGTTTCGTTTGGTGCACCAGAACTGGCGGTTTCCTGATACAGGTTTTCGCCAATACTTTCCAGGCCACTGTTATTGATAAATGTGGTCAGGGTCAGTTGCCCAACTTGCTGCGTGGCGGTTTGCCCCTGCAAGGTGACACTGACTATCCCATCGCGCCCCACCGTCATGCTCAAGGCATTGGCCGGAATGGTAATCGCCGGTTGAACCTGAAAACCGCCGGATGTCACCAACTGGCCGTTTTGGTCCACCTGAAAAGACCCGTCGCGAGTATAAGCATTAGTGCCATCAGGCATTTGCACCTGAAAGAACCCTTCTCCTTTGATGGCAATATCTTTGGTATTGTCAGTCTTGGACAAGTTGCCCTGGCTGTGCAAACGCTCAGTCGCTACCGGGCGAACACCGGTACCAATCTGTAAACCAGAAGGTAGGGTCGTCTGCTCGGAGGATTGTGCCCCCGGCTGGCGCATAGTCTGGTAAAGCAAATCTTCAAATACCGCCCGTTGGCGTTTAAAGCCATTGGTGCTGACGTTCGCCAGGTTGTTGGCGATAACATCCATATTGGTCTGCTGTGCATCCAAACCGGTTTTGGCAATCCATAATGATCGGATCATCAGTTTATTCCTCTGCGCCTGCGCGCTTAGCCCATTGCTAACAACTGATTAGCACGCTGTTCGTTTTCATCCACACTGTGGATGACTTTCATCTGCATTTCGAAACTGCGGGCATTGGCAATCATGTCTGTCATGGCTTCAACCGCTTTCACGTTGCTGCCCTCCAGTACGCCCGGCATAATTTTAATCAACGGGTCATTGGCCAACTGAGCACCACGCGCCTGTTGTGTTGCCGGGGTGAGATGGAATAAACCGTCATCACCGTGCATCACTTCACCGGCATTGGCCCTAACGCGTTTGATTTGACCGAGTTGAGCAATCGTATTCGGTGAGTCACCCGCATTCAGCGCCGAAATAGTACCGTCGGCGGCAATGGTCACTGCGGCCTGCGGTGGCACTTCAATCGGGCCGTTATCCCCCATCAGTGGGTAGCCCTGCACGGTCATTTGACCGTTAGCCGCAACCTGAATATTCCCGTTACGGGTATAAGCCTCAGTGCCATCAGGCAGTTGCACTGCCAGATAGCCATCTTGCTGCAAAGCCACATCCAACGGGCGACCGCTATAGTTCATTGTCCCCTGGCTAATATCCACACCGGGGGTCGATGCCGTCACCATAGTGCGGGTTGCCATGCTCGGCCCGTCGATAGGTACGGCACGCATCGCTGACAACTGCGCACGGAAACCCGGCGTCGAGGCGTTAGCCAGATTGTTAGCCGTAACCGCTTGCTGCTCCAGCGACTGCCTGGCAGCCCCCATCGCGGTATATATTGCGTGATCCATGAGCTTATCCCGTCAGTTCGATTAACGCAGGTTAACCAGTGTTTGTAAGATTTGATCCTGGGTTTTGATGGTTTGCGCATTGGACTGATAGTTACGTTGCGCCACGATCATATTCACCAGTTCCTTACTCAAATCCACGTTAGAAGACTCCAACGCGCCACTGGTCAGGGTGCCGAAACCGCCGCCGCCTGCAGTACCGAGGATCGGGTTACCGGAAGACTTGGTTTCTTTCCAGACGTTATCGCCCTCAGGAGACAAACCTTCAGGGTTAGAGAAGTTAACCAGCACAATTTGTCCGAGCAGTTGGGTCTGCTGGTTTGAATAGGTACCTACAACCGAGCCGTCGTTGTTGATCTGGAAGCCAGTGAACTCACCTGCGGCATAGCCCGTTTGATTCTGTGTCACGATACCGTCAGTACCGGTATTTTGCTGCTTGCTGCCCGCCACATTCAGCGCGAAAGTTTGCGCCGGAGCACCGTTTACCACCGCCATAGGGACGGTCAAATTGAAATCGGTAGTACCCGCGCCATTTTTCACGCTTTTCAGTGCGCCATTGGTATCAAATACCATCGTTCCGCGCAGAGAGGCGGCAGCGGGGTCAGCAGGGTCAAACGGTTTGGTCGCATCGGCCAGTGTCCCGCTGCTGTCCTTGGTATAGACATTCCAGCTATTACCATTTACTGCATCTTCAGCGGTTTTCACATAGTACACATTGATAACGTGGCGGTTACCCAAGCTATCGTAGGTGGTCATGTTATTCACAAAGCTGTAAGTGTCTGGCTTTTGCGGGTCAAAGGTTGCGGTAATAACATCATGGGTTGAGGTCAGGTTAGCGACCATGTTGCCTGAGGTGGTCGCTTTCGCGGCAATCATATCCTGAGGAATAGACAGGGGTACCGGGTTTGCCCCTTGCTGCACGGTAGGAGGAGTGCCAGTTGCCGGATAGCCGGTCAGGCTCAGCCCTTGCATGTTAACGATATTGCGGTTTTCATCGAGTTTGAACTGACCGTTACGGGCAAAGAACACACCGCCGCTGCTGTCTTGCATGCGGAAGAAACCACTCTGGCTGATAGCCAAATCCAAACGGCGGTTGGTGGTCGTTGGCGTGCCATCGTTAAAGTCCTGAGTAATCCCGGCAACTTTAACCCCCATACCGGTCTGAGAGCCTGCGAACATATCGGCAAAAGAAACTGAGCCGGCTTTAAAACCTGATGTCGCCGAGTTGGCGATATTGTTACCGATCACATCCAGATTGCTGGATGCTGCGTTCAAACCGCTGACTGCTTGAGAAAAGCCCATTTTCTTCTCCGTTAGATTCGTGGTCCATTAAAGACCTTAAGCATTGATGGTATATCAATCGCTATCTTTAAAAATTAAAGTGAGTATTTTCAATACATTAACTCACCATGCATATATTTAATTACTGCTGCAAACTGCAAGCTGACCTATAAAATCTGGCGGACTTTATCCAGGGTAATGGTCCCCGCCAGACCCAGATCCAGTTTGGAACCATCGTTGCCACGGGTCACACCATTAACAACGGCGTAGCTCAGTGGAGTGGCAACCAGTGACTCGTTACCACTGCTGGCGGTAATCGTCACGGTGTAAGCACCATCTGGCGCATTGCCGCCAGCATCCAGTGAACCATCCCAGGTAAAGGAGTGGACACCTGCTGACAAGCCACCAATCTCAATAGTTCGTACTGCCAGACCATCTTTGTTGCTGATTGTTGCCGTCACTTTGTCTGCGGAACGTTCTAACTCAACACCAAATGGCGTGGTGGTGACGGTGCCATCTTTGCTGCCTGCCAACACCGTAGTGCCGGGGATCATCACGCCGTGACCAATCAGGCTACTGGCTTGCAGTGACTGACTGCTATCAATCTGTCCAGAAATGGAACCTAGTGTGGTATTCAACTTTTCAATACCACTCACGGTGTTGATTTGCGCCAACTGCGTTGTCAACTCGTTGTTTTGCATTGGGTTAGTCGGGTCCTGGTTCTTTAACTGGGCAACCAGCAACGTCAGGAAACTGTTCTGCAAATCCTGACTGGTGCTACCGCTACCGGTGGTGGAATTAGCCCCGGTTGCGTTGGTAATACCGTAATCGCTCTCAGTCAGAGAATTGGTAATGGCCATATATGCAAGCTCCTGTTATTGACCTAGTGTCAGCGTCTTGAGCATTAGAGATTTAGTGGTATTAAGCACTTCAACGTTGGCTTGATAGCTACGCGAGGCCGAAATGGTGTTAATCATTTCCCCTGTCACATCAACGTTAGGCATGCGGACATAGCCCTTGGCATCGGCCAGTGGGTTACCCGGCTGATACACCAAGCGATCTGGTGCGGGGTCGTCAACGATTTGGGATACACGTACACCACCGGTTTCCTGCCCTGGTTGAGCCGCTACCTGAAACACCACTTGCTTGGCACGATAAGGCTGACCATCCGGGCCGGTAACGCTATCGGCGTTGGCCATGTTACTGGCGCTGACGTTCAACCGTTGCGATTGGGCTGATAATGCCGAACCGGCAATATCAAAAATATTCAGTAAAGACATGCGTCTTATCCTTGTTGTAACACTGACATCATCCCTTTGATTTGGCCGCCAAGAACGGTTAGATCGGTCTGATATTTCAGGCTGTTATCGGCAAAATTAGTACGCTCACGATCCATATCGACCGTGTTACCGTCCATCGCTGGCTGATCTGGCACGCGGAATAAGAGGTCAAGGTCAGGCGGTTGAACCGTACTTGCCGGGATATGACGGGCTGACGTTAAACTGAGCGACACCCCTGTACCATTGGCACGCCCTTGCTCCATCACTTTTTTCAGTTGGCTGGAGAAATCGATATCACGCGCCTGAAAGCCAGGTGTATCCGCATTTGCAATATTGGACGACAGGATCTCCTGCCGTTGCGCGCGTAAATTAAGCGCCTCTTGTTGAAAACGCAGAGCACCGTCCAGTTTGTCGAGCATAGTCCCCCCGCAAGGTTAGAATTTGGAGTCGACAGCATAAACGCCGTATAGGAAAGCCTATCGCCAGAATAAGAGCAAAATGCGTCGCTATTTGTCCCCTTAACCTTATCGAGGTACGGGTACACTAGATGCAAAAGGGGTTCGCCCTTGTATTACCTGGTTGCACAGGCGGAGAGGAAATTGATGGCAATGAAAAAAAATGACGTCATAAAGTTGGCGTGGGGGGTGCTGTTGCTGAGTCAGACCGCCACTCATCCAGCAATGGCGGCAGATTTATCAACGCAGGTAAATCAATTCTTCCAACAGCAATATCCTGATAAAGAGAGTCAGGTTAAGGTGGTTATCAAAACGCCACAGAGTCAATGGCCACAATGTGAATTGCCAGACATCACCCTGCCTGCCAATGCCCGCCCGTGGGGCAATATCAGTTTGTCCGTGCGCTGCGAAGGGGTACGGCGGTTTATTCAGACACAAGTGCAGGTCAGTGGGCATTACGCGGTAGCTGGCCGCCAACTGGCTGTTGGCGAGAAGATTGCCGCATCTGATATCCAGATGAAACAAGGCCGGTTGGATACCCTCCCCCCAGGGGCTTTACTGGAACCTCATTTTGCCCAGGGCGCGGTGAGTTTGCGGCGTATCAATGCCGGTCAGCCTCTGACGCGCAATATGTTACGGCGATTGTGGGTCATTAAAGCAGGGCAAGAAGTGCAAGTCTTAGCGCAGGGAGAAGGGTTTAATGTTAACAGTAATGGTAAAGCGATGAACAACGCCGCCATACAAGATAACGTTCGGGTGCGCATGGCATCAGGCCAAATCGTCAGTGGTACCGTAGGCGAAGATGGCACAATCCGGATTATGCTATAGTGATTAAAGTTTTTTTAACCTTTGCCGATAACTCTGATATGCAGTTATCTGCGGGTGAAACATCGGCTATCCCGCCCTTCTTTTGTTAAAAGATAAAAGTCTCGCGGGTCGATAAACGTCAATCCCGCTATCAAGGGAGCAACACAACATGAGTATTGATCGCACTCAGCCGTTATTACCGGTAACACAAGTGCAGCCACGGGAAACCAGTGACATTGCGCAACAAATGCGTAAGTCTTCTGCCCAGACAAAAGCGCAGGTAAGTGGCACTGAGGTTAAATTGAGTGATGCGCAGGCAAAACTGATGCAACCGGGCAGCCAGGACATCAATGTAGAACGTGTAGAAACGTTAAAACAGGCAATCCGCTCAGGCCAACTGACGATGGACACCGGTAAAATTGCCGATGCCTTGCTCAAGAATGTCGCGGATGATTTGAAAAATAACTAAACGTAACAATAATCGTTAACCCTAGAACAATCGTTAACCGTAAAAGGATACGTGGTGGTGGAAAGATTACAGACCAACCTGGACCAGCAACTGGAACTTCTCGCGTCACTGACGACTGTTGTAGCGCAAGAGCAGCAATTACTCTGCTCCGGTCGGATTCAAGGTGTCGTCTTGCAAGGTGTGACTGAACAAAAAAGTTCAATACTGGCTACGTTGGCTTATCTGGATCAAACCCGGCTCACCACTGAAATTGCGGCCAATCTCCAGGCGCCTTATCATGAGGTTCCAGAGTTGGCGATGCGTTGGCAACGTATCTTGCAGTTGGCTGAGAACCTTCAGTACAGCAATTTGCACAATGGATTATTGTTACAACAGCATATTGAGCATAATACTCAGGCGCTGGCAGTATTGAATACCCGCCACGGGCAGTCACTGTATGGGCCTGATGGTCATTCTAAAGGTGCCAGTCTACTGGGGCGCAAGATCGGGATTTAAGATCCCATGTCTACGGATATAACCCATCGCACAGCCGAGGCTTATATCCGTATGGTTTTCCCATGTCCATTCAGCCGTAATTCCAATGCTTATTACCTACTCAAAAAATGGGTTTTCCTGCTTTTCTCCGATGCATTAATCTGCTGAAACTGAGCAAATGTGCTTAGTTTAAAGGAGGAGATATGAAAAAACGGCATCTAAGTCTGTTATTGGGGTGGGTTTTCTGTGGTGCGGCAGCACTAACTATGAGTCAAACGGTGCAAGCCGTTGAGGTCTACAATCAGTTAGAGCATCCGGTCTATTTCTGTGTGAGTTGCTATTACCCCTTAGTCTGGTTTTAACGATAATTGACCAGCACCTGATTGCTGATCACTTGCAACGGCGGGTTCACACGGCCTTTACCGGCAATAAAGTAAACAAACGTCAGTTGAGTTGCCGCAGCCTCCCCCGCCAGCCCTCGGCTCTGCCCGCTGCC
The sequence above is drawn from the Yersinia intermedia genome and encodes:
- the flgG gene encoding flagellar basal-body rod protein FlgG yields the protein MIRSLWIAKTGLDAQQTNMDVIANNLANVSTNGFKRQRAVFEDLLYQTMRQPGAQSSEQTTLPSGLQIGTGVRPVATERLHSQGNLSKTDNTKDIAIKGEGFFQVQMPDGTNAYTRDGSFQVDQNGQLVTSGGFQVQPAITIPANALSMTVGRDGIVSVTLQGQTATQQVGQLTLTTFINNSGLESIGENLYQETASSGAPNETTPGLNGGGLLYQGYVETSNVNVAEELVNMIQTQRAYEINSKAVSTSDQMLQKLTQL
- the flgC gene encoding flagellar basal body rod protein FlgC, which translates into the protein MSLLNIFDIAGSALSAQSQRLNVSASNMANADSVTGPDGQPYRAKQVVFQVAAQPGQETGGVRVSQIVDDPAPDRLVYQPGNPLADAKGYVRMPNVDVTGEMINTISASRSYQANVEVLNTTKSLMLKTLTLGQ
- a CDS encoding flagella synthesis protein FlgN gives rise to the protein MVERLQTNLDQQLELLASLTTVVAQEQQLLCSGRIQGVVLQGVTEQKSSILATLAYLDQTRLTTEIAANLQAPYHEVPELAMRWQRILQLAENLQYSNLHNGLLLQQHIEHNTQALAVLNTRHGQSLYGPDGHSKGASLLGRKIGI
- the flgB gene encoding flagellar basal body rod protein FlgB, whose protein sequence is MLDKLDGALRFQQEALNLRAQRQEILSSNIANADTPGFQARDIDFSSQLKKVMEQGRANGTGVSLSLTSARHIPASTVQPPDLDLLFRVPDQPAMDGNTVDMDRERTNFADNSLKYQTDLTVLGGQIKGMMSVLQQG
- the flgE gene encoding flagellar hook protein FlgE; this translates as MGFSQAVSGLNAASSNLDVIGNNIANSATSGFKAGSVSFADMFAGSQTGMGVKVAGITQDFNDGTPTTTNRRLDLAISQSGFFRMQDSSGGVFFARNGQFKLDENRNIVNMQGLSLTGYPATGTPPTVQQGANPVPLSIPQDMIAAKATTSGNMVANLTSTHDVITATFDPQKPDTYSFVNNMTTYDSLGNRHVINVYYVKTAEDAVNGNSWNVYTKDSSGTLADATKPFDPADPAAASLRGTMVFDTNGALKSVKNGAGTTDFNLTVPMAVVNGAPAQTFALNVAGSKQQNTGTDGIVTQNQTGYAAGEFTGFQINNDGSVVGTYSNQQTQLLGQIVLVNFSNPEGLSPEGDNVWKETKSSGNPILGTAGGGGFGTLTSGALESSNVDLSKELVNMIVAQRNYQSNAQTIKTQDQILQTLVNLR
- the flgA gene encoding flagellar basal body P-ring formation chaperone FlgA, translating into MAMKKNDVIKLAWGVLLLSQTATHPAMAADLSTQVNQFFQQQYPDKESQVKVVIKTPQSQWPQCELPDITLPANARPWGNISLSVRCEGVRRFIQTQVQVSGHYAVAGRQLAVGEKIAASDIQMKQGRLDTLPPGALLEPHFAQGAVSLRRINAGQPLTRNMLRRLWVIKAGQEVQVLAQGEGFNVNSNGKAMNNAAIQDNVRVRMASGQIVSGTVGEDGTIRIML
- the flgD gene encoding flagellar hook assembly protein FlgD, which encodes MAITNSLTESDYGITNATGANSTTGSGSTSQDLQNSFLTLLVAQLKNQDPTNPMQNNELTTQLAQINTVSGIEKLNTTLGSISGQIDSSQSLQASSLIGHGVMIPGTTVLAGSKDGTVTTTPFGVELERSADKVTATISNKDGLAVRTIEIGGLSAGVHSFTWDGSLDAGGNAPDGAYTVTITASSGNESLVATPLSYAVVNGVTRGNDGSKLDLGLAGTITLDKVRQIL
- a CDS encoding flagellar basal body rod protein FlgF, translated to MDHAIYTAMGAARQSLEQQAVTANNLANASTPGFRAQLSAMRAVPIDGPSMATRTMVTASTPGVDISQGTMNYSGRPLDVALQQDGYLAVQLPDGTEAYTRNGNIQVAANGQMTVQGYPLMGDNGPIEVPPQAAVTIAADGTISALNAGDSPNTIAQLGQIKRVRANAGEVMHGDDGLFHLTPATQQARGAQLANDPLIKIMPGVLEGSNVKAVEAMTDMIANARSFEMQMKVIHSVDENEQRANQLLAMG
- the flgM gene encoding flagellar biosynthesis anti-sigma factor FlgM yields the protein MSIDRTQPLLPVTQVQPRETSDIAQQMRKSSAQTKAQVSGTEVKLSDAQAKLMQPGSQDINVERVETLKQAIRSGQLTMDTGKIADALLKNVADDLKNN